The Deltaproteobacteria bacterium genome includes a window with the following:
- a CDS encoding TIGR00159 family protein, which yields MNLEGLLNPTVFSSVLDVIVVSFLIYRILLMVKGTRALPMLAGLGMLVVVHLISKQLGLATLGLILDSFFGSLILVVVVLFQDDLRRALIKVGLGPGITAKTSGVVEHTLNEVARAASELASKRLGALIVVTREVGLNEYSDGAVKIDAVVSHQLLVSIFVPWSPIHDGAAIIEGNRVVAAGAVLPLTFNPNVSSHLGTRHRAAIGLSEKTDALVVVVSEETGAISLVREGRITRDLTQKTLYSALHRCTVVREQKRKGIRQRAKAIRLSSNQGASDQGGTDLEEGVDGSEDTEIDRGGGGQQS from the coding sequence ATGAATCTAGAGGGCCTGCTCAATCCCACGGTTTTTAGCAGTGTCTTGGACGTCATCGTTGTGTCGTTTCTCATATATCGCATCTTGCTAATGGTAAAGGGCACTAGGGCATTGCCGATGCTTGCGGGCTTGGGAATGCTCGTAGTTGTGCACCTCATTTCCAAGCAGCTTGGGCTTGCTACTTTGGGGCTTATCTTAGATAGCTTTTTTGGTTCTCTGATTCTAGTAGTTGTCGTTCTCTTTCAAGATGACTTGCGCAGGGCGTTAATTAAAGTTGGCCTCGGGCCGGGGATAACGGCTAAGACCTCTGGCGTTGTAGAGCACACTCTTAATGAGGTTGCGCGAGCTGCCTCTGAACTCGCATCTAAGAGGTTGGGTGCGCTTATAGTCGTGACGAGGGAGGTTGGGCTAAACGAATATAGCGATGGGGCGGTTAAGATAGATGCGGTCGTTAGTCACCAATTGCTCGTTAGCATTTTCGTTCCCTGGTCGCCTATTCACGATGGCGCTGCCATCATCGAGGGGAATAGGGTTGTGGCGGCCGGTGCAGTGTTGCCGCTAACTTTTAACCCCAATGTTAGCAGTCACCTTGGCACTCGGCATCGCGCCGCCATTGGCCTCTCGGAAAAGACGGATGCGCTGGTGGTGGTAGTATCGGAGGAAACTGGGGCAATTTCGCTCGTGAGAGAGGGGCGCATTACTCGAGACCTCACGCAAAAGACCCTTTATAGCGCGCTTCACAGATGCACAGTAGTGCGCGAGCAAAAGCGAAAAGGCATTCGACAAAGGGCGAAAGCGATTAGGCTGAGTTCTAATCAAGGCGCGTCTGATCAGGGAGGGACTGACTTGGAGGAAGGAGTTGATGGTAGCGAGGATACAGAGATAGATAGAGGCGGGGGAGGTCAGCAGTCGTGA